A window of the Podarcis raffonei isolate rPodRaf1 chromosome 4, rPodRaf1.pri, whole genome shotgun sequence genome harbors these coding sequences:
- the LOC128412341 gene encoding disintegrin and metalloproteinase domain-containing protein 20-like, whose translation MSGSLAWLLIMFLRNVLSVPGGQTPPQGFRYASYEVTIPRKLSFKYGLQETQDVSYLLQIEGKGQVVHLKQKKGIVPKRFPIFMYNKEGDLLSDYHYIRDDCFYSGFIQDKPLSSVTLSTCSGGLRGLLQLNNETYQIEPVQPSATFQHVVYRLEIEEGAMHMRCGLTEEEQRHQEAMIQDAEHVAVKSAPAGLWWPHKRHAEVAFVVEHERYVKFNKNETDIAMKLLETIHMVNSFFEPFLVEVSIAGLEIWSEKNLIDVDSGIGATLKAFSIWSRNTLLNHLKNDAAHLIVYRSYGSTIGLAYVGQICSKYWATALEVSIYFNLFDFSVLFAHEFGHNLGMPHDSLDCKCDRRACIMAAWHSRTDKFSNCSYHRYFNRKDSPCLLIPPDPDQMYNLEYCGNKVVEKGEQCDCGSAAQCQSDQCCRPDCTLRPCANCSSGLCCAMCKYRPAGSICRKSIGICDLPEFCTGTSDQCPEDVYVQDGAPCGDGVYCYHGRCTTPNGQCKKIFGKKTVRASEDCFRGLNVQGDRFGNCGLEHGIFKKCNAENILCGRMQCSNIHSVPTLEEHQTIIQTTIGKSNCWATDYHSGMEVADLGAVEDGTPCGTGMMCISRECKNVSLLQYDCNFKKCNNRGICNNYKHCHCSYGWAPPDCQKKGHGGSIDSGPISKNWNGVIVGSIVGSVLVLSTVTAAVGMGVYYRFVLSNKVRRKSSRISPS comes from the coding sequence ATGAGTGGCAGCCTGGCATGGCTGCTCATTATGTTCTTGAGGAATGTCCTGAGTGTGCCTGGCGGCCAGACACCACCTCAGGGCTTTAGGTATGCCTCTTATGAGGTGACCATCCCAAGGAAACTGAGCTTCAAGTATGGACTACAGGAAACCCAGGATGTCAGCTACCTACTACAGATTGAGGGGAAGGGCCAGGTGGTGCATCTCAAGCAGAAGAAGGGCATTGTTCCTAAACGCTTCCCCATCTTCATGTACAATAAGGAAGGGGACCTCCTGAGTGACTATCATTACATCAGGGATGATTGTTTCTACAGTGGCTTCATACAGGACAAGCCTCTCTCTTCAGTCACTCTCAGCACTTGCTCAGGGGGACTCAGGGGCCTGTTACAACTTAACAATGAGACATATCAAATTGAACCTGTCCAGCCATCTGCTACCTTTCAGCATGTGGTGTATCGGCTGGAAATAGAGGAGGGTGCCATGCACATGAGGTGTGGGTTGACGGAGGAAGAGCAAAGGCATCAAGAGGCCATGATCCAGGACGCAGAGCATGTGGCTGTCAAAAGTGCTCCAGCAGGACTCTGGTGGCCACACAAGAGACATGCAGAAGTGGCATTTGTGGTGGAGCATGAACGATATGTTAAgtttaataaaaatgaaactgATATTGCTATGAAACTTCTTGAGACCATCCATATGGTAAATTCATTCTTTGAGCCATTTTTAGTTGAAGTGTCTATAGCAGGACTGGAGATATGGTCAGAAAAGAACCTCATAGATGTTGATAGTGGAATAGGCGCCACACTTAAAGCTTTTAGTATATGGAGCCGTAACACTCTACTTAACCATCTAAAGAATGATGCTGCTCACTTAATTGTATACAGGTCGTATGGAAGTACTATTGGACTAGCATATGTAGGACAAATTTGTAGTAAATATTGGGCCACTGCTCTTGAAGTATCAATATATTtcaatttgtttgatttttctgtgctATTTGCTCATGAATTTGGGCATAATCTTGGCATGCCCCATGATAGTTTGGACTGTAAATGTGACCGACGTGCCTGCATTATGGCTGCTTGGCACTCACGGACTGATAAGTTTAGCAACTGCAGTTACCATAGGTATTTCAATCGAAAGGACTCACCTTGCTTGTTGATTCCACCAGACCCTGATCAAATGTATAACCTCGAATACTGTGGGAACAAAGTAGTGGAAAAAGGAGAGCAATGTGACTGTGGTTCAGCTGCACAGTGTCAATCGGATCAGTGTTGCAGGCCAGATTGCACGTTGCGTCCATGTGCCAATTGTTCTTCTGGACTGTGCTGTGCCATGTGCAAGTACCGTCCTGCTGGATCCATTTGCAGAAAGAGTATTGGCATCTGTGACCTGCCTGAGTTTTGCACTGGGACTTCGGACCAATGTCCGGAAGATGTTTATGTACAAGATGGTGCCCCTTGCGGTGATGGAGTCTATTGCTATCATGGTCGTTGTACTACTCCCAATGGGCAGTGCAAAAAGATATTTGGCAAGAAAACCGTACGAGCTTCAGAGGATTGTTTCAGAGGACTGAATGTTCAAGGTGATCGCTTTGGCAATTGTGGCCTTGAACATGGTATTTTTAAGAAATGCAATGCTGAAAATATTCTATGTGGCCGAATGCAGTGTAGTAATATCCATAGTGTACCTACCTTGGAGGAACACCAAACCATCATTCAAACCACCATTGGCAAAAGTAACTGCTGGGCTACCGACTACCACAGTGGAATGGAGGTAGCTGACCTTGGAGCAGTGGAAGACGGTACACCTTGTGGCACTGGCATGATGTGTATTAGTAGGGAATGCAAGAACGTTTCCCTCTTGCAGTATGATTGTAACTTCAAAAAGTGCAATAATAGGGGAATATGCAACAACTACAAACACTGCCATTGTTCTTATGGTTGGGCCCCTCCTGACTGTCAAAAGAAAGGACATGGGGGCAGCATTGACAGtgggccaatttcaaaaaactggaATGGTGTCATTGTAGGTAGTATTGTCGGAAGTGTGTTGGTCCTTTCCACAGTGACTGCTGCTGTTGGCATGGGTGTGTATTACAGGTTTGTGCTAAGCAACAAGGTTAGAAGAAAGAGTTCAAGAATCTCTCCATCATAA